In Halovivax gelatinilyticus, the following are encoded in one genomic region:
- a CDS encoding GNAT family N-acetyltransferase: MSLDTTRAPDAYRIRHFRERDTDPLLSLHASVFDREWGRAWFRWKFVDNPYVDHVPILVATRDGEIVGCRAFFALELRIDGETRLAFQPCDTMVHPDHRRRGLFSRMNERALEYYAERSPALCFNFPNQYSKPGNLKHGWREIGTVPMYYRLQDPAALADAIGVRDSTREEPAGEGETGSRDDGSGAATSDGGRADGGVATTDERSVDDGAATSGGAAPTRDERTTLNPTSLGARAASEVKRTLSGALSGALARSDELTATWNGAGSMVVERHETPPYELLEFIYRQNVPDAIHANRTSEFYRWRLSNPSPEYVTYVGRVDGEAVAAVVISPVGDDLRIVESLPRAFDDRREELATLVRTVLCEYGDRSYASAFGETIPSALRHRFYPDTRLPLSAVIRPTTRTLLARGLDSELDVEARPIDDWRFTRLDLDTA; encoded by the coding sequence GTGAGCCTCGACACCACACGGGCGCCGGATGCCTACCGAATTCGGCACTTCCGCGAGCGCGATACGGACCCGCTGCTGTCGCTACACGCGTCGGTCTTCGATCGCGAGTGGGGACGCGCGTGGTTCCGCTGGAAGTTCGTGGACAACCCCTACGTCGACCACGTTCCGATCCTCGTCGCGACGCGCGACGGCGAGATCGTCGGCTGTCGGGCCTTCTTCGCGCTGGAACTTCGGATCGACGGCGAGACGCGACTGGCGTTCCAGCCCTGCGATACGATGGTCCATCCGGATCACCGCCGACGGGGGTTGTTCAGCCGGATGAACGAGCGCGCCCTCGAGTACTACGCCGAGCGATCGCCGGCGCTGTGTTTCAACTTCCCGAACCAGTACTCGAAACCGGGCAACCTCAAACACGGCTGGCGGGAGATCGGGACCGTCCCGATGTACTACCGCCTGCAGGATCCGGCGGCCCTCGCCGACGCGATCGGCGTGAGAGACTCGACGCGGGAGGAACCTGCCGGCGAGGGCGAAACGGGCTCGCGGGACGACGGTAGTGGAGCCGCGACGAGCGATGGAGGCAGGGCCGACGGCGGAGTCGCGACAACCGATGAACGTTCAGTCGACGACGGAGCCGCGACGAGCGGCGGGGCCGCCCCGACGCGGGACGAACGGACGACGCTGAATCCGACAAGCCTCGGTGCGAGGGCCGCCTCTGAAGTAAAGCGGACCCTCTCGGGTGCGCTTTCGGGCGCCCTCGCCCGATCTGACGAGTTGACGGCGACGTGGAACGGCGCCGGTTCGATGGTCGTCGAGCGCCACGAGACGCCGCCGTACGAGCTCCTGGAGTTCATCTATCGACAGAACGTACCCGACGCGATCCACGCGAACCGGACGAGCGAGTTCTACCGCTGGCGCCTCTCGAACCCGTCGCCAGAGTACGTCACCTACGTCGGTCGCGTCGACGGCGAGGCGGTGGCGGCCGTCGTTATCTCGCCGGTCGGCGACGACCTCCGGATCGTCGAGAGCCTGCCGCGGGCGTTCGACGACCGGCGCGAGGAACTGGCTACGCTCGTCCGGACAGTTCTCTGCGAGTACGGTGACCGCTCGTACGCGAGCGCGTTCGGAGAGACGATCCCTTCGGCGCTTCGTCACCGCTTCTACCCGGACACGCGCCTGCCCCTCTCGGCGGTGATTCGACCGACGACGCGAACTCTGCTGGCGCGAGGGCTGGATTCGGAGCTGGACGTCGAGGCGCGACCGATCGACGACTGGCGGTTCACCCGGCTCGATCTGGACACGGCGTGA
- a CDS encoding DUF7344 domain-containing protein — protein sequence MSDPDFTRPITVTPTWPHDDRSPRRNSRLSRPPDRPPHNTSNDDPNRGDPGRDEGYSATGRSRPDAAQPTSDESGGAFTSGPGESAHPVATSELFDLLSNAERRVLCAMLCDVTGEVSVESLATELARRTRADGRDRAVRSASISLVHNHLPHLAALDLIEFDRERHRVEPTETYRRIESPLRTLIDAGATLVSDGG from the coding sequence ATGAGCGATCCAGACTTCACCCGACCGATCACGGTAACCCCGACTTGGCCGCACGACGACCGATCGCCGCGACGCAACTCGAGACTCTCTCGGCCGCCCGATCGACCACCCCACAATACGTCGAACGACGACCCGAATCGGGGCGATCCCGGTCGAGACGAGGGCTACTCGGCGACCGGTCGGTCGCGACCGGACGCCGCCCAGCCGACGTCCGACGAATCCGGCGGTGCGTTCACCAGCGGACCGGGCGAATCGGCCCATCCGGTGGCGACGAGCGAACTGTTCGACCTGCTATCTAACGCCGAGCGTCGCGTCCTCTGTGCGATGCTCTGTGACGTGACCGGCGAGGTATCGGTCGAGTCGCTCGCGACGGAACTGGCTCGACGGACGCGGGCCGACGGACGCGACCGCGCCGTCCGGTCGGCGTCGATCTCGCTCGTGCACAACCACCTCCCGCACCTCGCGGCGCTGGATCTGATCGAGTTCGACCGCGAGCGACACCGCGTCGAACCGACCGAGACGTACCGTCGAATCGAATCGCCCCTCCGCACGCTGATCGACGCCGGCGCGACGCTCGTCTCGGACGGTGGGTGA
- a CDS encoding ATP-binding protein — protein MGSPPGESSDLRTEVRQQSVVAELGQRALETDDLDQLMADACAVITEVLDTEYAKVLELTPDGDSVLLRQGVGWQEGLVGSASVPTDRDSQAGYTLLTEAPVIVEDLRTETRFSGPELLTDHDVRAGISVIIGSVEEPWGILGTHSTDRKSFTDRDATFVKNVANVLASAIENVQTERRFDAIFEDPNILVGLLEPDGTVRDINETAMKYVDAELADVVGQPFWETPWWGERDDHADAVKCWTKRAAAGEYVEFDADLTRSNGDTYTLEGFFRPVTDDDGDVVSIIVSDRDVTERTDRERELKRTLDLFEQTEHIADVGGWEIDPETMDVFWTDHIFELLGIDGDEEPPLEDILEMYHEADRERVRSAIETAIDAREPFDTEARIETRTNEIRWLRIQGVTDVEDGEVVTLRGAVQDITAHKLRERRLENLVYQLEQSNERLEQFAYAASHDLQEPLRMVSSYLQLLDRRYADELDEDGEEFIGFAVDGADRMREMIRGLLEYSRVETQGEPLEPVDLETLVAAVRSDLTVCIDRTDASVTVDSLPTVEGDPGQLRQVFQNLFENAIEYSGDEPPTIHVEAERLEPALAAETGTDWIVSVADEGIGIDPDDQAVVFEVFQRLHSRSEHAGSGIGLALCERIIERHGGDIWVDSEPGEGATFYVTLPGIDE, from the coding sequence ATGGGTTCACCACCAGGCGAGAGTTCCGATCTCAGAACGGAGGTGAGACAGCAATCAGTCGTCGCAGAACTCGGTCAACGGGCGCTCGAAACGGACGATCTCGATCAGCTAATGGCGGACGCCTGTGCCGTTATCACCGAGGTGCTCGACACCGAGTACGCGAAGGTTCTGGAATTGACGCCGGACGGTGATAGCGTCCTCCTCAGACAGGGAGTGGGCTGGCAGGAGGGTCTCGTCGGAAGTGCGTCGGTACCCACCGACCGCGACTCGCAAGCGGGCTACACCCTGCTCACCGAGGCGCCGGTGATCGTCGAGGATCTCCGGACCGAAACGCGCTTTTCGGGGCCGGAACTGCTCACGGATCACGACGTTCGCGCCGGGATCAGCGTCATCATCGGCTCGGTCGAGGAGCCGTGGGGCATCCTGGGGACCCACTCGACCGACCGAAAGTCGTTCACCGACCGGGACGCGACGTTCGTAAAAAACGTCGCGAACGTACTCGCGAGCGCGATCGAAAACGTCCAGACCGAGCGACGGTTCGACGCGATCTTCGAGGACCCGAACATCCTCGTCGGGTTACTCGAACCCGACGGAACGGTCCGAGACATTAACGAGACGGCGATGAAGTACGTCGACGCCGAACTGGCGGACGTCGTCGGCCAGCCGTTCTGGGAGACGCCGTGGTGGGGCGAGCGAGACGATCACGCCGACGCCGTCAAGTGCTGGACGAAGCGGGCGGCGGCCGGCGAGTACGTCGAGTTCGATGCCGACCTCACCCGCTCGAACGGCGATACCTACACGCTGGAGGGATTTTTCAGACCGGTCACCGACGACGACGGTGACGTCGTTTCGATCATCGTCTCCGATCGCGACGTTACCGAGCGCACGGATCGAGAGCGCGAACTCAAACGAACCCTCGATCTCTTCGAACAGACCGAGCACATCGCCGACGTCGGCGGCTGGGAGATCGATCCAGAGACGATGGACGTCTTCTGGACCGACCACATCTTCGAGCTCCTCGGGATCGACGGAGACGAGGAGCCGCCGCTCGAGGACATCCTGGAGATGTACCACGAGGCGGATCGCGAGCGGGTTCGCTCGGCGATCGAGACGGCGATCGACGCCCGCGAACCGTTCGACACCGAAGCGCGGATCGAAACTCGGACGAACGAGATACGGTGGCTTCGCATTCAGGGCGTTACGGACGTCGAAGACGGCGAAGTCGTCACGCTAAGAGGTGCGGTCCAGGACATAACGGCGCACAAACTGCGCGAACGTCGACTGGAGAACCTCGTCTACCAGCTCGAACAGTCGAACGAACGGCTCGAACAGTTCGCCTACGCGGCCTCCCACGACCTGCAAGAGCCGCTACGGATGGTCTCGTCGTACCTCCAGCTGTTGGATCGGCGGTACGCCGACGAACTCGACGAAGACGGCGAGGAGTTCATCGGGTTCGCCGTCGACGGCGCCGACCGCATGCGGGAGATGATTCGGGGCCTGCTCGAGTACTCGCGCGTCGAGACCCAGGGCGAGCCGCTCGAACCGGTCGACCTCGAGACGCTCGTCGCTGCGGTCCGCTCCGATCTAACGGTATGCATCGATCGGACTGACGCGTCCGTTACCGTCGACTCGCTCCCCACCGTCGAAGGCGACCCGGGTCAGCTTCGACAGGTGTTCCAGAACCTCTTCGAGAACGCCATCGAGTACAGCGGCGACGAACCGCCGACGATTCACGTCGAAGCCGAGCGTCTCGAGCCCGCGCTCGCGGCCGAAACCGGAACCGACTGGATCGTCTCGGTCGCCGACGAGGGGATCGGCATCGACCCCGACGATCAGGCGGTCGTGTTCGAGGTGTTCCAGCGACTTCACAGCCGCAGCGAGCACGCTGGGTCCGGTATCGGACTGGCCCTCTGTGAACGGATCATCGAGCGCCACGGCGGTGACATCTGGGTCGACTCCGAGCCCGGCGAAGGCGCGACGTTCTACGTCACGCTTCCCGGCATCGACGAGTGA
- a CDS encoding metallophosphoesterase: protein MGGPDDGVSETGDERHDDDRVYYVISDLHIGGDEQLEEVPFLDELLEFLGELESTDENAELVINGDAFGLWEFTTIEGIEKFDALEASYPRLFEQFRKTGENVPITMLPGNHDHELAAYDEYVERFAAYNVDLIQDPSVSRPVGDAAIHFEHGHQRDPNNHIEDWGNPHASPLGYYYNTHVTSRAGQLSDRGRFNWLKDVQAVTPTEWMPLWILSKYVYREMNPILRYALVPFLFLLNISALVAILVGLDWLGIYGMPIEAVQTFLGQFGLAGTAIYGIIAANVMIAGLLLLLGVPLYLIKHDISRTIDRFGVFETDLTVDASAPYETAARELFEDEPETAVFCYGHTHRPGVESVDGGLLVNTGTWLKRLHRRDGITGFLPPVFYPSYQLCAVRIAPEADGIAVEYEAIEKPNPAPEELTLTERLLTLGRKPNPTLPDRTVIQPSARAEAAPKRASEAD from the coding sequence ATGGGAGGGCCCGACGACGGAGTCAGCGAGACCGGCGACGAACGTCACGACGACGATCGCGTCTACTACGTCATTAGCGACCTCCACATCGGCGGCGACGAGCAGTTAGAGGAGGTTCCGTTCCTCGACGAACTGCTCGAGTTCCTGGGAGAACTGGAATCCACCGACGAGAACGCCGAACTCGTGATCAACGGCGACGCGTTCGGGCTCTGGGAATTTACGACGATCGAGGGGATCGAGAAGTTCGACGCGCTCGAAGCGAGCTACCCTCGGCTGTTCGAACAGTTCCGAAAGACGGGCGAGAACGTCCCGATCACGATGCTCCCGGGCAATCACGACCACGAACTGGCGGCCTACGACGAGTACGTCGAGCGCTTCGCCGCGTACAACGTCGACCTGATTCAGGACCCGTCCGTTAGCCGTCCCGTCGGCGACGCGGCCATCCACTTCGAGCACGGCCACCAGCGCGATCCCAACAACCACATCGAAGACTGGGGCAATCCGCACGCCTCCCCGCTCGGCTACTACTACAACACGCACGTCACCAGCCGCGCGGGCCAGCTCTCCGATCGCGGCCGGTTCAACTGGCTCAAAGACGTCCAGGCGGTGACGCCAACGGAGTGGATGCCGCTGTGGATCCTCTCGAAGTACGTCTACCGGGAGATGAACCCGATCTTGCGGTACGCGCTCGTGCCGTTTCTCTTCTTGCTCAACATCAGCGCGCTAGTCGCGATTCTCGTCGGGCTCGACTGGCTCGGCATCTACGGCATGCCAATCGAAGCCGTTCAGACGTTTCTCGGACAGTTCGGCCTGGCAGGAACCGCCATCTACGGCATCATCGCCGCGAACGTCATGATCGCCGGCTTACTCCTCCTGCTCGGCGTGCCGCTTTACCTGATCAAACACGACATCAGTCGAACGATCGATCGGTTCGGCGTCTTCGAAACCGACCTGACCGTCGACGCCAGCGCGCCGTACGAGACGGCCGCCCGCGAGCTATTCGAAGACGAGCCGGAGACGGCCGTCTTCTGTTACGGCCACACCCACCGACCCGGCGTCGAGTCGGTCGACGGCGGCCTGCTCGTCAACACGGGGACGTGGCTCAAACGCCTCCACCGACGTGACGGTATCACCGGCTTTCTCCCGCCGGTGTTCTACCCCTCCTACCAGCTGTGTGCGGTGCGAATCGCCCCCGAGGCCGACGGGATCGCCGTCGAGTACGAGGCCATCGAGAAACCGAACCCCGCCCCGGAAGAACTCACGCTCACCGAACGGCTGCTCACCCTCGGGCGAAAACCCAACCCGACGCTGCCCGACCGAACCGTCATCCAGCCGAGCGCGCGAGCGGAGGCGGCGCCGAAACGGGCGTCCGAGGCCGACTGA
- a CDS encoding helix-turn-helix domain-containing protein: protein MSVIAEIAVPADALALAALFEADGDATLQVERLASHSRKWVMPAVWLSASDVRSAADLIEADSAVEAVELVDVEGPNAFALVQWGAEIQRLVDAVLDRHGVVVEASAAGGTWYLKLKFVERTALTDFQAYTSERDLSVDLRRLADATAAPDEAYDLTAEQRETLLLAHRMGYFDVPREAQIEDLAAALDISTNSVSERLRRATKALTENTIGDQAGRRA from the coding sequence ATGAGCGTCATCGCGGAGATCGCAGTTCCGGCGGACGCGCTCGCGCTTGCCGCGCTGTTCGAGGCGGACGGCGACGCGACCCTCCAGGTCGAACGCCTCGCGAGTCACAGCCGGAAGTGGGTGATGCCGGCCGTCTGGCTCAGTGCGTCCGACGTCCGATCGGCCGCGGACCTGATCGAGGCGGACTCCGCCGTCGAGGCGGTCGAACTGGTGGACGTCGAGGGGCCGAACGCGTTCGCCCTCGTCCAGTGGGGAGCGGAGATTCAGCGCCTGGTCGACGCGGTCCTGGACCGACACGGCGTCGTCGTCGAGGCCAGTGCGGCGGGCGGGACGTGGTACCTGAAATTGAAATTCGTCGAGCGAACCGCCCTTACTGATTTTCAAGCCTACACTAGCGAACGCGATCTTTCGGTGGACCTTCGACGCCTCGCGGACGCGACGGCCGCTCCCGACGAGGCGTACGACCTGACGGCCGAACAGCGCGAGACGCTTTTACTCGCCCACCGGATGGGGTACTTCGACGTCCCGCGCGAGGCGCAGATCGAGGATCTCGCGGCGGCACTCGACATCTCGACCAACTCCGTCTCGGAACGGCTCCGCCGGGCGACGAAGGCCCTCACCGAGAACACGATCGGTGACCAGGCAGGTCGACGAGCGTGA